In Ochrobactrum sp. Marseille-Q0166, a single genomic region encodes these proteins:
- a CDS encoding RhtX/FptX family siderophore transporter, with the protein MSDQAMLSSENPKGAYARLYAVLGGLYLAQGIPTYLLLVALPPLMRESGASRTAIGLFYLLMIPLIAKFAIAPLVDRHPLIKKWGHRRSWVIVTQIIVSLGIASMALVEPQQAGILFVICFCITLLSSLQDIATDGFAVRHLNDQTRATGNAIQAGAVALGVIMGGTLALVLFHKIGWRPTILIVAALSLLPLLAALWMDERRDKVPNEAAPQPSLKRFFEQPNAWYILCFALTYRASEGMVRGMEGAYLVDIGLPLPWIGYLSGASAATAGLVGAVLAALLIRATGLFSTLIILGLARSICFLALTFNAGEIWPGIEVAMAASAFQTFLRYMELVAIYSLFMKFSSSEQPGTDFTILACAELLIYLIGSSVAGYLADKFGYMDLFMLATVLSLLGITLTFFILRKIFVSSEENSQRGWRPIR; encoded by the coding sequence ATGTCTGACCAAGCCATGTTGTCCAGTGAAAACCCGAAAGGCGCGTATGCGCGCCTTTACGCTGTGCTCGGTGGTCTCTATCTCGCACAAGGGATACCGACCTATTTACTGCTGGTGGCCTTGCCACCTTTAATGCGCGAATCCGGCGCTTCTCGCACGGCAATCGGATTATTTTATCTTTTGATGATCCCGCTTATTGCCAAGTTCGCTATCGCGCCTTTGGTCGATCGTCATCCGCTAATCAAAAAATGGGGGCATCGCAGAAGCTGGGTTATTGTTACGCAGATTATTGTTTCTCTCGGCATTGCCAGTATGGCGCTGGTTGAGCCGCAACAGGCCGGGATTTTGTTCGTAATCTGCTTTTGTATTACGCTTCTGTCGTCTTTGCAGGATATTGCAACGGACGGCTTTGCCGTCCGTCACCTCAATGATCAAACCCGTGCGACAGGCAACGCAATTCAGGCAGGCGCCGTGGCGCTGGGCGTGATTATGGGAGGGACGCTCGCGCTGGTTCTTTTTCATAAGATTGGCTGGCGACCGACTATTCTTATCGTGGCGGCACTTTCCTTGCTTCCGCTGCTTGCAGCGCTTTGGATGGATGAAAGACGGGACAAGGTACCGAATGAGGCTGCTCCTCAGCCTAGCCTGAAGCGCTTTTTTGAACAGCCCAATGCCTGGTACATTCTTTGCTTCGCTTTGACCTACCGGGCAAGCGAAGGAATGGTAAGAGGCATGGAGGGGGCCTATCTCGTTGATATTGGATTGCCACTGCCCTGGATCGGTTATCTTTCAGGTGCATCTGCCGCAACTGCGGGGCTGGTTGGTGCAGTGCTGGCCGCATTATTGATCCGCGCTACGGGGCTCTTTTCCACGCTGATTATTCTGGGGCTGGCGCGAAGCATTTGCTTTTTAGCACTGACCTTCAATGCAGGTGAAATTTGGCCGGGTATTGAGGTTGCAATGGCTGCTTCCGCGTTTCAAACCTTTCTCCGATATATGGAGCTGGTGGCGATTTATTCGCTTTTCATGAAGTTTTCTTCATCCGAGCAACCGGGCACCGATTTTACAATTCTCGCCTGTGCCGAGTTGTTGATTTATCTGATTGGATCTTCAGTGGCAGGGTACCTGGCCGATAAGTTCGGTTACATGGACCTTTTTATGCTGGCAACGGTGCTATCCTTGCTCGGCATAACATTAACATTTTTCATACTGCGGAAAATATTTGTCAGTTCTGAAGAAAACAGCCAACGCGGTTGGAGGCCTATTCGTTAA
- the hisN gene encoding histidinol-phosphatase — protein MSQQLPNEYSSFAHDLADIARHIIQTADKLNRRPVAKLDASPVTPTDRAVELRLRERINDRFPGHGILGEEFGAEGLDREFVWVLDPIDGTKAFVAGLPVFGTLISLAHGGTPVIGLIDNPTTGDRWFGVSSEATTLNNAPIMSASTIALEEAFMSTGNPDAFNPSNKPRLERLQETTRWCVFGGSCVSYGRVADGSLDICIDEGLSPFDYCALVPVINGAGGRITDWNGAPLTITSGSQCVASANQALHDQVLASLA, from the coding sequence ATGTCACAACAGTTACCAAATGAATATTCAAGCTTTGCACATGACTTGGCTGATATTGCGCGTCACATCATCCAGACTGCCGATAAACTCAATCGGCGACCGGTAGCAAAGCTGGATGCAAGCCCGGTCACACCGACAGATAGAGCCGTCGAACTGAGGTTGCGTGAGCGTATCAACGACCGTTTTCCAGGCCATGGCATACTCGGCGAGGAATTCGGGGCGGAGGGGTTGGATCGGGAGTTTGTCTGGGTTCTCGATCCTATTGATGGCACGAAGGCCTTTGTGGCCGGTCTACCCGTTTTTGGCACATTGATATCACTGGCACATGGTGGGACCCCAGTCATCGGATTGATTGACAATCCCACGACTGGAGATCGCTGGTTTGGAGTTTCAAGTGAGGCAACGACCCTCAACAATGCACCGATTATGTCTGCCTCCACGATTGCATTGGAAGAAGCATTCATGTCGACAGGCAACCCCGATGCTTTCAATCCTAGCAACAAGCCACGGTTGGAGCGCCTTCAGGAAACAACGCGTTGGTGCGTTTTTGGAGGTAGTTGCGTGTCCTATGGACGTGTCGCTGACGGCAGCCTCGATATATGCATTGATGAAGGGCTATCGCCGTTTGATTATTGCGCACTTGTCCCCGTCATTAATGGTGCCGGAGGCAGGATCACCGACTGGAATGGAGCGCCGCTGACAATCACATCTGGCAGTCAATGTGTTGCCTCGGCAAATCAGGCCTTACACGATCAGGTGCTTGCCAGTCTAGCTTGA
- the thrC gene encoding threonine synthase — protein sequence MIQYVSTTGGIDPVTFDEAVLQGFAADGGLFVPDTIPVISQEKLQALSKLSFQELAFELVTPYIDPSIIPSDDLKRLINDSYRDFQHSDIVKLVPISGDPDIRVLELFHGPTQSFKDMAMGFLMQTIDYLLERRQKRLNIVLATTGDTGPAAAWAAAGKRHIDCWPLYPRGMISREQERQMTTLRADNVHPVAVENCPDGGDDLDLVVAELFGNEELKRSLHLSSVNSINWCRVMFQTVHYFYAYFRTVEKVGDPIVFAVPSGAFGNLFAGFLASRMGLPVAKFVCANNVNGALHSAISTGVFPRNDLVQTPSSAIDIVAPYNFWRFLYFQTNRDSKRINQWMHDFTKNRKVVFDAETASSIQDKFLSASVTDEDTLTTIREVYNSDKHYLIDPHTAVAVAAVEAVREELPSGVRIVCLSTAHPAKFPDVMQRALQLDQLPDAAHHATIDAARNSCEHLRICQLENLKSNLIEEMARQTALRTA from the coding sequence ATGATCCAATATGTCAGTACAACAGGAGGCATCGATCCTGTCACCTTTGATGAAGCCGTCCTGCAAGGGTTTGCCGCCGATGGCGGGCTGTTTGTTCCTGATACGATCCCAGTAATCAGCCAGGAAAAACTGCAGGCTTTGTCAAAGCTCAGCTTTCAGGAGCTCGCTTTTGAACTCGTAACGCCCTATATCGACCCATCAATCATACCATCAGACGACTTGAAACGGCTGATCAATGACAGCTACCGGGACTTCCAGCATTCTGACATTGTCAAGCTTGTTCCGATCAGTGGTGATCCAGACATCCGTGTTCTGGAACTTTTCCACGGCCCGACCCAGTCTTTCAAAGACATGGCGATGGGCTTCCTCATGCAGACGATAGATTATCTTCTCGAACGGCGCCAAAAGCGGCTGAACATCGTGCTGGCGACGACCGGTGACACAGGGCCTGCAGCCGCGTGGGCAGCAGCCGGAAAACGCCATATTGACTGCTGGCCACTCTATCCACGCGGCATGATATCACGTGAACAGGAACGGCAAATGACAACGCTGCGTGCCGATAATGTGCATCCGGTCGCCGTTGAGAATTGTCCGGATGGCGGCGATGATCTCGATCTGGTCGTTGCCGAACTGTTTGGCAATGAAGAGCTGAAGCGTAGTCTCCACTTGTCGAGTGTGAACTCGATTAACTGGTGCCGGGTCATGTTCCAGACCGTGCATTATTTCTATGCCTATTTCAGAACCGTCGAGAAAGTTGGTGATCCTATCGTTTTCGCGGTACCATCGGGCGCCTTTGGCAATCTTTTCGCCGGGTTCCTTGCCAGCCGCATGGGTTTACCCGTTGCAAAATTCGTTTGTGCCAACAATGTGAATGGCGCCCTTCATTCAGCGATTTCCACAGGCGTCTTTCCACGCAACGACCTTGTGCAAACGCCCTCATCCGCAATCGATATTGTGGCACCCTATAATTTCTGGCGCTTCCTCTATTTCCAGACCAATCGCGATTCCAAGCGCATAAATCAATGGATGCACGATTTTACCAAGAACCGTAAGGTCGTGTTCGACGCCGAAACAGCAAGCAGCATTCAAGACAAATTCTTGTCCGCCTCCGTAACCGACGAGGATACGCTGACAACGATCCGTGAAGTCTATAATTCCGACAAACACTATCTCATCGACCCCCACACGGCAGTTGCGGTTGCCGCTGTGGAAGCGGTGCGGGAAGAATTGCCTTCAGGCGTCAGGATTGTATGTCTGTCAACCGCTCATCCCGCCAAATTTCCAGACGTCATGCAGCGAGCGCTCCAGCTGGATCAACTGCCAGATGCCGCTCACCATGCAACCATTGATGCGGCACGAAATTCTTGTGAGCATTTGCGCATCTGCCAGCTGGAAAATCTGAAATCAAACCTGATTGAGGAAATGGCACGTCAAACTGCGCTGCGCACGGCCTGA
- a CDS encoding ornithine cyclodeaminase family protein: MANIFQLDAIRSAVEASDLTPLIEAGFVAYSDGKVVVPPVGELLFEQPPGDTHIKYGYIRNDDIFVIKIASGFYDNPLRGLASGSGLMLVFSQKTGFLQSILLDEGHLTNIRTALAGRIAARYLAPKKIDAIGVYGTGTMARLQVTHLASETDCRKLVVWGRSDDGLRRYCEDMTALGYQVTPTRESHHVTDACNLIVMTTPSTQPLVSAEQVRPGMHITAVGSDTPEKQELDSRIFSRADIVVADSIEQSRSRGEIFHAFHDGYLAERDVLELGDVIRTGAKARRNESDVTIADLTGVAVQDIQIAKAVCAQLIADQALSQ; this comes from the coding sequence ATGGCAAACATTTTTCAACTCGACGCAATACGCTCTGCCGTCGAAGCATCGGATCTGACGCCGCTCATTGAGGCGGGGTTCGTTGCTTATTCAGATGGAAAGGTGGTTGTTCCACCAGTGGGTGAATTGCTGTTCGAACAACCGCCAGGCGATACACACATCAAATATGGCTATATTCGCAACGATGATATCTTTGTCATCAAGATTGCATCGGGATTTTACGACAATCCGTTGCGCGGCCTGGCGTCCGGTTCGGGCCTCATGCTGGTTTTCTCACAGAAGACCGGCTTTCTTCAATCGATCCTGCTCGACGAGGGCCATCTTACCAATATCCGCACTGCGCTGGCCGGCCGTATCGCTGCGCGTTATCTTGCACCCAAAAAAATCGATGCGATCGGCGTCTATGGCACCGGCACCATGGCCCGCTTGCAGGTTACTCATCTTGCCAGCGAAACCGACTGTCGCAAGCTGGTGGTCTGGGGGCGTTCTGATGATGGCCTGAGGCGTTACTGCGAAGACATGACGGCGCTTGGCTACCAAGTAACACCGACTCGCGAGAGCCACCACGTTACAGATGCCTGCAATCTGATCGTCATGACGACGCCCTCAACACAGCCCTTGGTGAGCGCAGAACAGGTGCGACCCGGGATGCATATCACAGCGGTCGGATCAGATACGCCTGAGAAGCAGGAACTTGATAGCCGGATATTCAGCCGAGCCGACATCGTTGTAGCGGACAGTATCGAGCAAAGCCGGAGCCGCGGTGAGATATTTCATGCCTTCCACGATGGCTATCTGGCCGAAAGAGATGTTCTGGAACTGGGCGATGTCATCCGAACTGGCGCGAAAGCACGCAGAAATGAAAGTGATGTCACCATCGCCGATCTCACCGGCGTCGCCGTGCAGGACATACAGATAGCCAAGGCCGTTTGCGCGCAACTCATAGCGGATCAGGCTCTGTCTCAATGA
- a CDS encoding amino acid ABC transporter ATP-binding protein, which yields MNEVKDTMIELVNVSKNFGKFHALKQVSLKVQRGEKIVICGPSGSGKSTLIRCINRMEEHSSGDIFIDGHELTDKTRDINAVRREVGMVFQSFNLFPHMTILRNLTIAQRLVRKTPIKQATEIAMHYLERVKIPEQAHKYPIQLSGGQQQRVAIARALCMKPQIMLFDEPTSALDPEMISEVLDVMVDLAQGGMTMICVTHEMGFAKSVADRVLFMDRGELIEEADPQTFFGNPRNERTAQFLRQILRH from the coding sequence ATGAATGAAGTTAAAGACACGATGATTGAACTGGTCAATGTTAGCAAGAACTTCGGCAAGTTCCATGCGCTCAAGCAGGTCAGTCTCAAGGTTCAGCGCGGCGAGAAAATTGTCATATGCGGTCCATCCGGCTCCGGCAAGTCAACGCTGATCCGCTGCATCAACCGTATGGAAGAGCATTCCAGCGGCGATATCTTCATCGACGGCCACGAGCTTACCGACAAGACCAGGGACATCAATGCAGTTCGGCGTGAAGTCGGAATGGTTTTCCAGAGCTTCAACCTGTTCCCGCACATGACGATTTTGCGCAATCTCACCATTGCCCAGCGTCTGGTCCGTAAAACGCCGATAAAACAGGCAACCGAAATCGCCATGCACTATCTGGAGCGCGTCAAGATCCCGGAACAGGCTCACAAATATCCGATCCAGCTTTCCGGTGGGCAACAACAGCGCGTGGCAATAGCGCGAGCCCTGTGCATGAAGCCGCAGATCATGCTGTTCGATGAGCCGACCTCCGCCCTTGATCCAGAAATGATATCCGAGGTGCTCGATGTGATGGTCGATCTCGCGCAGGGTGGCATGACCATGATCTGCGTGACGCATGAAATGGGCTTCGCCAAATCCGTTGCAGATAGGGTCCTGTTCATGGACCGTGGCGAACTGATTGAAGAAGCTGATCCGCAGACTTTCTTTGGCAACCCGAGGAATGAGCGTACGGCGCAGTTTCTGCGCCAGATATTGAGGCACTGA
- a CDS encoding ABC transporter permease, with amino-acid sequence MNMSIILDALPRMLGGFPMTFQLTVISLATGTLIAIILLLMRQSGKWWLSWPAQLYIYVFRGTPILVQIFIIYYGLPQFDWIRDSILWPIFRDPFGCAIVALSLNVGAYVSEVFRGGVLAVERGLTEAGAALGMNSMHRFVYITAPLAFRICLPAYGNEVISLMKSTALASTITLVDMTGIARSIVAETFAPYQVFLSLACVYIILTWILQTGIKRLEDYLGRHMVR; translated from the coding sequence ATGAATATGAGTATTATTCTAGATGCGCTACCGCGTATGCTGGGCGGATTTCCAATGACATTTCAGCTGACGGTTATTTCATTGGCCACCGGAACTCTGATCGCTATCATTTTGCTTTTGATGCGGCAGAGCGGCAAATGGTGGCTGTCCTGGCCAGCGCAGCTTTACATCTATGTTTTCCGCGGCACCCCCATCCTCGTCCAGATATTTATCATCTATTATGGCCTGCCCCAATTTGATTGGATCCGTGACAGCATATTGTGGCCAATATTCAGAGATCCATTCGGCTGTGCCATTGTTGCGCTCTCGCTCAATGTTGGAGCCTATGTATCCGAAGTTTTTCGAGGCGGAGTTCTTGCTGTAGAACGCGGGCTGACCGAAGCTGGCGCTGCCCTTGGAATGAACTCGATGCATCGCTTTGTTTATATCACTGCGCCGCTCGCATTCCGAATATGTCTGCCTGCATATGGTAATGAGGTCATCAGCCTGATGAAATCAACCGCACTTGCAAGCACGATTACGCTGGTCGACATGACTGGTATCGCCCGCTCGATTGTCGCTGAAACCTTCGCGCCGTATCAAGTGTTCCTCTCGCTGGCCTGCGTTTACATCATCCTGACCTGGATATTGCAGACGGGGATCAAGCGCCTTGAGGATTATCTTGGCCGGCACATGGTGCGCTGA
- a CDS encoding ABC transporter permease has translation MNGWWDNYLFASMIIAKVFICSLILTVIFGLLGAAAKLSSSRVLNQIGNVYTVFFRGTPEILVILLLYFGSAVTLTTIARFFNPSIKFVDIPPFWAGSIAIALVVGAYATETFRGAFKSVKPGSIEASRALGMNALQTFVYIRLPEMWRTALPPFGNHMLSLIKDTALISIIGLNETLFVAKQAAGVTGKPFTMYIVVGLIYLFFSSIITLSVNLLEYLANRHLQRRPS, from the coding sequence ATGAACGGCTGGTGGGATAATTATCTCTTCGCATCAATGATAATTGCGAAAGTCTTTATCTGCTCCTTGATCCTTACTGTAATCTTCGGACTGCTTGGCGCCGCCGCCAAGCTGTCATCCAGTCGAGTGCTGAACCAGATAGGCAATGTTTATACGGTGTTCTTTCGTGGCACACCTGAAATACTTGTCATTCTGCTGCTGTATTTTGGCTCGGCTGTCACACTCACGACGATTGCACGGTTTTTCAACCCGTCGATAAAGTTCGTTGATATCCCACCATTCTGGGCTGGCTCAATAGCTATAGCGCTGGTTGTGGGAGCCTATGCCACAGAGACATTCCGCGGAGCTTTCAAGAGCGTCAAGCCCGGCAGTATTGAAGCATCGCGAGCCTTGGGAATGAACGCCCTTCAGACATTTGTCTATATTCGCCTACCCGAAATGTGGCGCACGGCCTTGCCGCCCTTTGGCAATCACATGTTGTCACTTATCAAGGATACGGCGCTGATCTCGATCATCGGGCTGAACGAGACGCTTTTTGTTGCCAAACAAGCTGCTGGCGTTACTGGGAAGCCATTCACAATGTATATCGTGGTAGGGCTGATATACCTGTTCTTCTCCAGCATCATCACGCTATCGGTGAATCTGCTTGAATATTTGGCCAACCGGCATTTGCAGCGGAGACCATCATGA
- a CDS encoding transporter substrate-binding domain-containing protein codes for MWKSVFLSAIATMLVSTSLAHSETLRVGLECTYPPFNYRTAEGNLEGYDVDVAKGIAEITGYELEYVCQSFDGLIPALLANKFDLIVASMSITDKRKQQIDFSIPYRKSVGHLVARAGKGADMFDASGQPVPEKFKGVRIGVERASTYFDWFKAKLPDADLAIYDGAEPMYLDLKNGRVDMIMTNPMKAYLSFLQGEGKGKFELVGPEINEPEYFGPGVGVGLRKGEDELRSKIDDAIRQLIRDGKLKEYALKIFPFPIHDDAWANK; via the coding sequence ATGTGGAAGTCAGTTTTTCTGAGTGCCATCGCAACAATGCTAGTTAGTACGTCGCTGGCCCACAGCGAAACCTTGCGTGTCGGCTTGGAATGCACCTACCCGCCGTTCAATTACCGTACAGCAGAAGGAAATCTTGAAGGCTATGATGTAGATGTTGCCAAGGGCATAGCCGAAATCACCGGCTACGAGCTTGAATATGTTTGTCAGAGCTTTGACGGACTGATCCCTGCCTTGCTGGCGAACAAGTTTGATCTGATTGTTGCTTCCATGTCGATTACCGACAAGCGCAAGCAGCAGATCGACTTTTCCATCCCCTATCGCAAGTCGGTTGGACACCTGGTGGCGCGGGCAGGAAAAGGCGCGGACATGTTTGATGCAAGCGGCCAGCCGGTTCCTGAAAAATTCAAAGGGGTGCGCATAGGTGTCGAACGCGCATCGACTTATTTCGACTGGTTCAAGGCCAAGCTGCCTGATGCCGATCTGGCCATATACGACGGCGCAGAGCCAATGTATCTCGACCTCAAAAATGGCCGTGTCGACATGATCATGACCAACCCTATGAAGGCCTATCTCTCCTTCCTCCAGGGCGAAGGTAAGGGCAAATTCGAGTTGGTTGGACCTGAAATAAATGAGCCTGAGTATTTTGGCCCGGGCGTTGGGGTAGGTTTGCGCAAAGGTGAAGATGAGTTGCGCAGCAAAATAGACGATGCCATTCGTCAACTTATTCGTGACGGCAAGCTCAAGGAATATGCCCTTAAGATATTCCCATTCCCTATTCACGATGATGCATGGGCTAACAAATAA
- a CDS encoding PAS domain-containing protein has protein sequence METKVLFIKENSALSHEISPNLLPYVPICEAIATLFAPFAEVVLHDLPSASVVHIAGNFSKRELGDPSNLDEINFTPADRLIGPYAKTNWDGRRIKSISSVLRTADGQEIGVLCINADMSVFESMVLTLQNFVSVPSTPGEMESLFRDDWFERINSYIQHWTTSRGLNISDLSRAQKKELVQALADSGAFSGKNAAGYICRLLGMGRATVYNYLNDNSSTYDEDS, from the coding sequence ATGGAAACAAAGGTATTGTTTATTAAGGAAAACAGCGCCTTGAGCCATGAGATAAGCCCGAACCTGTTGCCCTATGTGCCTATTTGCGAGGCAATTGCGACGTTATTTGCACCTTTTGCAGAGGTCGTGCTGCACGATCTTCCTAGCGCATCAGTTGTTCACATCGCTGGAAATTTCTCGAAGAGAGAACTTGGAGACCCGTCAAATCTTGATGAGATTAATTTTACGCCCGCAGACCGGTTGATCGGTCCTTACGCAAAAACAAATTGGGACGGGCGCCGGATAAAGTCCATCAGCTCTGTGTTAAGGACTGCCGACGGGCAGGAAATCGGAGTGTTGTGTATCAATGCAGACATGTCTGTTTTTGAAAGCATGGTACTGACGCTGCAGAATTTCGTCTCGGTTCCATCCACGCCGGGCGAGATGGAAAGTCTGTTTCGCGATGATTGGTTCGAGCGCATCAACAGTTACATTCAGCACTGGACGACGTCGCGCGGCCTCAACATATCGGACCTGTCGCGCGCCCAGAAAAAGGAGCTTGTACAGGCACTGGCTGACAGTGGTGCGTTTAGCGGCAAGAATGCGGCGGGATACATATGTCGTTTGCTGGGGATGGGCCGAGCTACAGTCTACAACTATCTTAATGATAACAGCAGCACCTATGATGAGGACAGCTGA
- a CDS encoding helix-turn-helix domain-containing protein gives MQDYSSLSIAQTARFLGIGRSTLYNLIKEGRLPVRKLGKRTLILRDDLDQFVASLPVKGTRD, from the coding sequence ATGCAGGACTATTCATCGCTTTCTATAGCGCAGACCGCTCGCTTTCTTGGGATTGGCCGCTCCACACTTTACAATCTGATCAAGGAAGGCCGTCTTCCTGTACGCAAACTTGGTAAGCGTACCCTTATTCTCCGTGACGACCTCGACCAGTTCGTTGCATCGCTGCCGGTCAAGGGCACGCGCGATTAG
- a CDS encoding tyrosine-type recombinase/integrase produces MSRRHDPTKARRHWVYTREQVCQSFHIGESTITNWIKRGLKPIDERRPQLFAGYELRRFVTIMRWPFGRSPENGRVFCSFCNKFVVLVHGSINALPKGITCYEVTGNCSDCHNMLQASIQSSILPEIYAASTNTPKDSSDVLYDGAPGNIGRSRSPVPPETNSFNLRWLYHYTVYLESHQNLDVRTVDEHLRSLARLSAFLNHKPFGKIAIDDCRKFKEELRGRRLLIGRGALSSSTVSHTLDRCRAFFDWLQRQPDVEIHPDLAGYFSLSRRERAVEASSVKGTSLTFDQALCIFTAMTSANTVELRNRAIVAMFIITGIRIAALVTLRGKHVNIRTRWINQDPREVDTKLGKHIRTYCLDLGSGLLEALDAWADWRGSNGFDHDAPFFLPDRYIQPNALGFGYRGNQTEPAQCWRSEDSVQRIIKEAAQAAEVLSGNISSHDFRKILHPFLTKRGNMTIKDEVALQLNLGHTPQEIIRKHYSSMQDSEREEVLDDLCRRALTNRSELDLYLAFERKEIAESDPDFRRAKEIYNRNAGTLVNSDD; encoded by the coding sequence ATGTCGCGGCGCCATGATCCTACCAAAGCACGTCGTCATTGGGTGTATACCCGTGAACAAGTTTGTCAGAGTTTCCATATTGGCGAAAGCACGATCACGAATTGGATCAAGCGTGGATTAAAGCCAATTGACGAAAGGCGCCCCCAGCTTTTTGCTGGATATGAACTTCGTCGCTTTGTTACGATTATGCGCTGGCCATTTGGACGCTCGCCCGAGAATGGTCGGGTATTCTGCTCATTCTGCAACAAATTTGTGGTGCTGGTGCATGGATCAATAAATGCTCTTCCGAAAGGAATAACATGCTACGAGGTGACAGGAAATTGCTCTGATTGCCACAACATGCTACAAGCTAGCATTCAATCCAGCATTCTGCCTGAGATTTATGCTGCATCTACCAATACCCCTAAAGACTCGTCCGACGTATTGTATGATGGCGCTCCCGGAAATATTGGGAGAAGCCGCTCGCCAGTCCCGCCGGAAACTAACAGTTTCAATTTGCGCTGGCTTTACCATTATACGGTCTATCTTGAGAGCCATCAGAATTTAGATGTGCGAACGGTAGATGAACATCTTCGTTCTCTCGCCAGACTGAGCGCATTTCTCAATCATAAGCCATTCGGCAAGATAGCAATTGACGATTGTCGCAAGTTCAAGGAAGAGCTACGTGGTCGTCGTCTTCTTATAGGGAGAGGCGCGCTAAGCAGCTCAACCGTTTCGCACACGCTGGACCGGTGCCGTGCATTCTTTGATTGGCTGCAACGGCAACCTGATGTCGAAATCCATCCAGATCTCGCTGGCTATTTCAGTCTTTCCCGGAGAGAGCGCGCCGTCGAAGCAAGTTCGGTAAAGGGGACCAGTCTAACCTTCGACCAAGCTCTTTGCATTTTTACAGCCATGACCAGCGCGAATACGGTCGAGCTGCGTAATCGTGCAATTGTGGCGATGTTTATCATAACGGGAATACGTATTGCGGCGCTGGTCACGTTGCGTGGTAAACACGTAAACATCCGTACTCGGTGGATCAATCAGGATCCACGAGAGGTGGACACGAAGCTTGGAAAGCACATAAGAACTTATTGCCTCGATCTTGGCTCGGGACTTCTTGAAGCTCTTGATGCATGGGCAGATTGGCGTGGATCGAATGGCTTCGATCATGATGCCCCTTTCTTTCTTCCGGACCGCTATATTCAACCGAATGCCCTTGGCTTCGGCTATAGAGGCAATCAAACAGAACCAGCGCAGTGCTGGAGATCGGAAGATTCTGTTCAGCGGATTATAAAAGAGGCAGCTCAGGCAGCCGAAGTCTTGAGCGGTAACATCTCCTCACATGACTTTCGAAAGATACTCCACCCATTTTTAACCAAGCGCGGCAACATGACGATCAAAGATGAGGTCGCACTGCAACTCAACCTTGGTCATACGCCGCAGGAAATTATACGGAAACACTATTCGTCAATGCAGGACAGCGAACGGGAAGAAGTTCTTGATGATCTTTGTCGCCGAGCTCTGACAAATCGCTCCGAACTTGACCTCTATCTTGCCTTCGAGCGGAAAGAAATTGCGGAATCAGATCCGGATTTTCGACGAGCAAAAGAAATTTATAATCGTAACGCAGGCACACTAGTTAACTCAGATGATTAA